In Argiope bruennichi chromosome X1, qqArgBrue1.1, whole genome shotgun sequence, a single window of DNA contains:
- the LOC129958848 gene encoding jouberin-like encodes MENKGDQSSNTDMHSNDGVVKITVHHCELKLEKLLVQPVVCMHVVDSSHGCYVKKQDSKRAVTSFYENQRGDIDYILPIMTQPCTIQGKKLQLLQWEESFILNENMEHLLKKEISTILFFEVIDLVPLTFTKYHYERLNENGMQKLGWAFLKVLGSNDAVNIGNKLRLQLYKPHISRKKKTSQLEVFKWWSSKPRIPLPASLYISFERHNISTIEPALRSMLPLQEETGSSVGGKGLGASNESAVPSPNDNASVSGNNNSEVKWSRKMGEPFKIPFHHTLMLESATKCQILKFSSLGRLLIAGCGTTGQHSLFIYEIPSGKFLRKMFAHSDVIYDFDWSENDERLLSASADYSVKLWNAKSWNLISPFPHPSFVYTAKFQPSMKNNIVTGCYDHVIRIWTFHKSPQLLQELEEHNSAVNALCWHNKSMKLFSADSNGEIKMWRIPSYQRNSNKDFNNYVLDKELCFHEVKGVSVNRLVTNTNEDILFLFCGDGSIRLIDVSIGRISICFLSFSKYQNITVGCCSPCGNLLFLCNENGCVQVWTRKSSKITESLSNTYHRCQLTSIDYHPLDHILALSTSEDGGPIHVYTYKESDESCEAKELNTSEKDRKTNSPDSSSSHKESKIERKGSKIMSPNALAPSGTPMKNKNELKNYLMTSPEKPRIISKRNPPKSYFYNTETSSDEGFARLSLSAKKDSSECESAEYEKSEKYSKESRHFESFTTNAVKSGHLNVVPAPDKYIVSDSHASGSQISDSGYPDSFQRSSKRSQRRRKLREMNKSDY; translated from the exons GAGATCAATCATCAAACACAGACATGCATTCAAATGATGGTGTGGTGAAAATAACTGTGCATCACTGTGAGCTGAAATTAGAGAAATTACTAGTGCAGCCTGTTGTATGTATGCATGTTGTCGATTCTAGTCATGGATGCTATGTTAAAAAGCAAGATag caaaagaGCTGTTACATCTTTTTATGAAAACCAACGAGgcgatattgattatattttaccCATAATGACTCAACCATGTACAATTCAAGGAAAAAA attaCAACTACTGCAGTGGGaagaatctttcattttaaatgaaaatatggaacacctattgaaaaaagaaataagcaCTATCTTATTTTTTGAG GTCATAGATTTAGTACCTTTGACCTTCACAAAATATCACtatgaaagattaaatgaaaatggTATGCAAAAGTTAGGATGGGCATTTTTAAAG gTTTTAGGATCAAATGATGCAGTTAATATTGGGAATAAACTGCGTCTTCAGTTATACAAGCCTCACATTTCGCGTAAAAAGAAAACTAGTCAACTTGAA GTATTTAAATGGTGGTCCTCGAAACCCAGAATTCCTCTTCCAGCAtctctttatatttcttttgaaagacaTAACATATCTACTATTGAACCAGCTCTCCGTTCTATGTTACCACTGCAAGAg GAAACTGGCTCATCTGTTGGAGGAAAAGGGTTGGGAGCATCTAATGAATCTGCTGTTCCCTCCCCGAATGACAATGCTAG TGTTTCAGGCAATAATAATAGTGAAGTTAAATGGTCCAGAAAGATGGGTGAACCTTTTAAAATACCATTCCATCATACTCTAATGCTTGAATCTGCAACCAAGTGCCAAATACTAAAATTCAGCTCCTTGGGCCG tttattaattgCTGGCTGTGGTACAACGGGGCAGCATTCTCTCTTCATTTATGAA ATTCCATCTGGTAAATTTTTACGAAAAATGTTTGCCCATTCTGATGTAATTTATGATTTTGATTGGTCTGAAAATGATGAACGGCTTTTAAGTGCCTCTGCTGACTATTCTGTGAA ATTATGGAATGCCAAATCATGGAATCTAATATCTCCATTCCCTCATCCATCTTTTGTATATACTGCAAAATTCCAGCCTTCTATGAAGAATAATATAGTTACTGGATGTTATGATCATGTCATTCGTATTTGGACATTTCATAAATCTCCTCAACTACTTCAAGAGCTAGAAGAACATAATTCGGCTGTGAATGCTCTTTGCTGGCATAATAAAAGCATGAAGTTATTTTCTGCTGATAGTAatggtgaaataaaaatgtggagGATTCCATCTTAtcaaagaaattctaataaag attttaataattatgtactGGATAAAGAGCTCTGTTTCCATGaagtaaag GGAGTATCAGTCAACAGATTGGTTACTAATACTAATGAAGATATTCTTTTCCTCTTTTGTGGTGATGGTAGCATTAGGCTTATAGATGTATCTat TGGAAGAATTTCTATCTGCTTCTTAAGTTTctcaaaatatcaaaacattaccGTTGGATGCTGTTCGCCATGTGGAAATTTGCTATTTCTGTGCAATGAAAATGGATGTGTGCAAGTTTGGACTCGaaaatctt cTAAAATTACAGAAAGTTTATCCAACACTTATCATCGTTGTCAGTTAACTTCAATTGATTACCACCCTCTGGACCATATCTTAGCTTTAAGTACGTCTGAAGATGGTGGGCCTATACATGTGTATACTTATAAAGAATCAG ACGAATCGTGTGAAGCCAAAGAATTAAATACTTCAGAAAAAGACCGCAAGACAAACAGTCCCGATTCAAGCAGTTCtcataaagaaagcaaaattgaaagaaaaggtTCAAAAATAATGAGCCCTAATGCTCTGGCTCCCAGTGGTACtccaatgaaaaataagaatgagTTGAAAAATTACCTGATGACATCACCTGAAAAACCAAGGATTATATCAAAGCGAAATCCTCCT aaaagttatttttataatactgaaaCTAGCAGTGATGAAGGATTTGCCAGATTATCTTTAAGTGCTAAGAAAGATTCTTCAGAATGTG aatcagctgaatatgaaaaatctgaaaaatactcTAAAGAAAGTAGACATTTTGAATCT